From one Gracilibacillus salinarum genomic stretch:
- a CDS encoding ABC transporter ATP-binding protein — MLKVEDLQKHFKRKHVLDQLSFTVYPGEIVGLVGENGAGKSTLLQILATTMKSTAGEISLYDSSYHKHIKQIRQHIGFVPQDIAIWEQQTVEENMVFFEKLSWKKKTKAQLEQLCLDMNLDRWKTPVKNLSGGMKRKLNLAISLIHDPGLLLLDEPTAGIDLKSRKEIGAYLRNQAKTHQKMILYTSHDMDEITALCDRIITIGKDPFYKELLARTNKEVLSF, encoded by the coding sequence CTTTACTGTTTATCCAGGTGAGATAGTTGGTCTTGTTGGCGAAAACGGTGCTGGAAAGTCTACACTGCTTCAAATACTCGCTACCACAATGAAGTCGACAGCAGGTGAGATTTCTTTGTATGACTCCAGTTACCATAAACACATAAAACAAATACGGCAGCACATTGGTTTTGTACCACAAGATATTGCGATATGGGAACAGCAAACAGTAGAAGAAAACATGGTATTTTTCGAGAAACTATCCTGGAAGAAAAAAACGAAAGCTCAGCTCGAACAACTTTGTCTTGATATGAATTTGGACCGTTGGAAAACGCCGGTAAAGAATTTATCTGGCGGGATGAAACGAAAATTAAACCTGGCTATCAGCCTGATTCATGACCCTGGCCTCCTGCTATTAGATGAACCGACAGCAGGAATTGATTTAAAGTCTCGAAAAGAGATTGGCGCCTATTTACGTAACCAAGCTAAGACGCACCAAAAGATGATACTCTACACTTCTCATGACATGGATGAGATTACCGCACTATGTGATCGTATAATAACCATTGGCAAGGATCCTTTTTATAAAGAATTGCTGGCGCGAACGAATAAAGAAGTGCTTAGTTTTTAG
- a CDS encoding L-fucose isomerase, with amino-acid sequence MTTNQRFIGDMPKIGIRPTIDGRRKGVRESLEVKTMNMAKSVANLLAESVRYPNGQHVETVIADTCIGGVAEAAMAKNKFDKENVGVTITVTPCWCYGSETMDMNPQRPNAIWGFNGTERPGAVYLAAVLAAHNQKGLPAFGIYGEDVQDIDDDAIPSDVQEKITRFARAGLTVAMLKDKSYLSIGSVSMGIAGSMVDESFFQEYLGMRNEYVDMTELTRRINEEIYDKEEFAVAYQWIKENGIFGSDINKAANQRNTVQKEEDLKTNIKMTMITRDLMQGNAKLTELGYEEEAMGRNAIASGFQGQRQWTDHFPNGDFMEAILNSSFDWNGIRAPYIVATENDTLNAATMLFGHLLTNTAQVFADVRTYWSPSAVERVTKHQLEGRASNGIIHLLNSGSAALDGTGEQERHGKPVMKPFWEVTKEEAANCLQATEWRPANTEYFRGGGLSSNFKTRGDMPVTIARINLIKGLGPVLQLAEGYTVELPEHIHGVLNDRTDPTWPTTWFVPNLTGHGAFQDVYSVMNNWGANHCAMSYGHIGADLITLASMLRIPVNMHNVAEENIFRPTAWNMFGTGDKEGADFRACQVYGPLYK; translated from the coding sequence ATGACAACTAATCAACGATTTATAGGAGATATGCCGAAAATAGGGATTCGTCCAACCATTGATGGCCGTAGAAAAGGTGTAAGAGAATCCTTAGAAGTGAAAACAATGAATATGGCAAAGTCTGTAGCAAATCTGTTAGCAGAGAGTGTGCGTTATCCTAATGGACAACATGTCGAAACCGTAATAGCTGATACTTGTATCGGCGGGGTAGCAGAAGCAGCGATGGCGAAAAATAAATTTGACAAAGAAAATGTTGGTGTAACGATAACAGTGACTCCGTGCTGGTGTTATGGATCAGAAACAATGGATATGAATCCGCAAAGGCCCAATGCAATATGGGGATTTAACGGAACAGAGCGCCCAGGTGCCGTTTATTTAGCTGCGGTGCTGGCAGCGCATAACCAAAAAGGATTGCCGGCATTTGGGATTTACGGTGAGGATGTGCAAGATATCGATGATGATGCCATCCCATCTGATGTTCAAGAAAAAATAACTCGTTTTGCAAGAGCAGGGCTGACGGTTGCTATGCTCAAGGATAAATCTTACTTGTCTATTGGCTCGGTATCAATGGGGATAGCTGGAAGCATGGTGGATGAAAGCTTCTTCCAAGAGTATTTAGGTATGCGCAATGAATATGTAGATATGACAGAATTAACGCGGAGGATCAATGAGGAGATTTATGATAAAGAAGAATTTGCCGTTGCTTACCAATGGATAAAAGAAAATGGTATCTTTGGATCTGATATAAATAAAGCGGCAAATCAACGAAATACAGTCCAGAAAGAGGAAGACTTAAAAACGAATATAAAAATGACGATGATCACTAGAGATTTGATGCAAGGCAATGCTAAGTTAACAGAGTTAGGGTATGAAGAGGAGGCAATGGGACGCAATGCCATTGCTTCAGGGTTTCAGGGGCAGCGTCAGTGGACTGATCATTTTCCTAATGGCGATTTCATGGAGGCAATCCTGAATTCTTCTTTTGATTGGAATGGGATACGCGCACCATATATTGTAGCAACTGAAAATGATACGTTAAATGCTGCTACAATGCTATTCGGTCATTTGTTAACGAATACTGCGCAAGTATTTGCCGATGTAAGAACGTATTGGAGTCCATCCGCTGTCGAGCGTGTGACCAAACATCAGCTTGAAGGCAGAGCAAGTAATGGTATTATTCATTTATTAAACTCAGGGTCTGCAGCGCTTGATGGTACAGGGGAACAAGAGCGACATGGCAAACCAGTGATGAAGCCTTTCTGGGAAGTGACGAAAGAAGAAGCCGCCAATTGCTTGCAGGCAACAGAATGGAGACCAGCAAATACCGAATATTTCAGAGGTGGCGGCTTATCGAGTAACTTCAAAACACGCGGAGATATGCCAGTCACCATTGCACGTATTAATTTAATTAAAGGTCTTGGTCCGGTACTGCAACTTGCAGAAGGGTACACAGTGGAGCTTCCGGAGCATATACATGGAGTACTGAATGATCGCACAGATCCGACATGGCCGACCACCTGGTTTGTCCCCAATCTAACAGGTCATGGGGCCTTTCAAGATGTCTACTCGGTGATGAATAACTGGGGCGCAAACCACTGTGCGATGAGCTATGGTCATATCGGTGCCGATCTTATCACGCTAGCATCGATGCTGCGGATTCCTGTAAACATGCATAATGTTGCAGAAGAAAATATTTTTCGTCCAACTGCCTGGAATATGTTTGGTACCGGTGATAAAGAAGGAGCAGATTTCCGAGCCTGTCAGGTGTATGGACCATTATATAAATAA
- a CDS encoding rhamnulokinase has product MKKVWAFDIGASNGRLMLSSFDGHKLYLEEIYRFSNQPVHLTGHYYWNILSIFTKMKKAMQMSVQQGHQQIESMGIDTWGADFGLLSDTGELLANPYSYRNPLNDRGMNEALQHISAKELFDITGVETAAINTVFQLYTLKKYNPALLDNADMLLLTPNLLAYLFCGEKQNEFTISSTTQLLRAGETSWNKQILQRLSLPDDLLAPTTASLTIAGQSLSVINREIGMSPVKVINTASHDTASAIAALPLEDQYSVFMSCGTWVLMGVPVERPVISEDVMESGFTNEGTIDGKYRLQKNNMGMWLLQQCRVSWEREGIATDFNKENQLFEEAPAFRSFINPDDQRFFNPLNMMTEIQGYCKETQQPVPATQGEMIRCILESLALKYGWLLHRLEKLTGKYLKRIHMGGGAIRNQTLCQLTANATGREVVAGPIEASAIGNAIGQWIALGEVKDLKQARQLVRESFPLQYYQPQDQIKWQEAYQRFERYTGL; this is encoded by the coding sequence ATGAAAAAAGTATGGGCATTTGATATAGGAGCATCAAATGGCCGATTAATGTTAAGCAGTTTTGATGGTCACAAGCTTTACCTAGAAGAAATATACCGATTCTCGAATCAGCCTGTTCACCTTACCGGTCATTATTATTGGAATATCCTGTCTATCTTCACTAAAATGAAAAAAGCGATGCAAATGAGTGTGCAACAAGGGCATCAGCAGATCGAGAGTATGGGGATTGATACATGGGGTGCTGATTTCGGGCTGCTTTCTGACACAGGCGAATTACTTGCGAATCCATACAGCTATCGAAACCCGCTGAATGACCGAGGAATGAACGAAGCATTGCAACATATATCGGCAAAGGAACTCTTTGATATTACTGGTGTTGAAACTGCAGCCATTAATACGGTTTTTCAATTATATACGTTAAAAAAATACAATCCGGCCTTACTGGATAATGCTGATATGTTATTGTTAACGCCCAATTTATTAGCTTATTTGTTTTGTGGTGAGAAGCAAAATGAATTTACCATCAGCTCGACTACGCAACTGCTACGTGCAGGTGAAACAAGCTGGAATAAACAAATCTTGCAAAGATTATCTCTTCCTGATGATCTTTTAGCACCAACGACAGCTTCGTTGACAATTGCTGGTCAGTCTTTATCAGTAATTAATCGGGAAATTGGAATGAGTCCGGTGAAAGTAATTAACACGGCAAGCCATGATACCGCGAGTGCGATAGCTGCACTTCCGTTAGAGGATCAGTACTCTGTATTTATGAGTTGTGGTACATGGGTATTGATGGGAGTGCCTGTGGAGCGACCGGTTATCAGTGAGGACGTGATGGAATCAGGGTTTACCAATGAAGGAACGATAGATGGCAAATATCGGTTGCAAAAAAATAATATGGGTATGTGGTTGCTGCAGCAATGTCGTGTCAGCTGGGAAAGGGAAGGCATTGCAACGGATTTTAATAAGGAGAATCAGCTATTTGAAGAAGCACCAGCCTTTCGATCGTTTATTAATCCGGATGATCAGCGATTTTTTAATCCTTTAAATATGATGACAGAAATTCAAGGCTATTGTAAAGAAACGCAGCAACCGGTTCCAGCAACTCAAGGTGAAATGATCCGCTGTATTCTGGAGAGCCTGGCTTTAAAATATGGCTGGCTGCTTCATCGTTTAGAAAAATTAACAGGAAAATATTTAAAGCGCATTCATATGGGTGGGGGTGCGATTCGCAATCAAACGTTATGTCAATTAACAGCGAATGCGACTGGAAGAGAGGTAGTTGCAGGACCAATTGAAGCGAGTGCGATTGGTAATGCTATTGGTCAGTGGATTGCATTAGGAGAAGTAAAGGATTTGAAGCAAGCAAGACAGCTTGTGAGAGAATCATTTCCTCTCCAATATTACCAGCCACAAGATCAAATCAAATGGCAAGAGGCTTACCAGCGATTTGAACGATATACAGGACTATAA
- a CDS encoding class II aldolase/adducin family protein yields MVVSKQALSNYAAKLVDTGLVVGAGGNLSVRDGDEMYISPSGFDLKEIQEDQWVKVNITTGEVEGNIKPSSEVLMHLECFRKRPDITAVLHAHPSYSVSVGSAEKDIPSMFPDFPAMVKQVRYLDYMIPTTQVLADAVANVITETDVVIMRNHGVLTVGKSLKEAYFFMQLTEEAAKVYAISCMVGTPRVLTEGECQELRDLSSEKYRAKLLKND; encoded by the coding sequence ATGGTCGTAAGTAAACAAGCATTATCTAACTATGCTGCAAAGTTAGTGGATACCGGATTGGTAGTAGGGGCAGGAGGTAATTTAAGTGTGCGGGATGGCGATGAAATGTATATATCGCCGAGCGGATTTGATTTGAAAGAAATTCAAGAGGATCAATGGGTGAAAGTCAATATTACCACAGGGGAAGTGGAAGGGAATATAAAGCCATCTTCTGAGGTGCTCATGCATTTAGAATGTTTTAGAAAGAGACCGGATATCACAGCAGTTCTGCATGCACATCCTAGTTATAGCGTCAGTGTGGGTTCTGCAGAAAAAGATATTCCGAGTATGTTTCCCGATTTCCCAGCAATGGTGAAGCAAGTTAGGTACTTAGATTACATGATTCCGACAACACAAGTACTCGCAGATGCAGTTGCAAATGTGATAACAGAAACAGATGTTGTTATCATGCGCAATCATGGCGTATTAACGGTTGGCAAATCGCTGAAGGAAGCCTATTTCTTTATGCAGCTTACGGAAGAGGCAGCAAAAGTGTATGCGATTTCCTGTATGGTTGGAACTCCAAGAGTATTAACGGAAGGAGAATGCCAGGAACTTAGAGATTTATCCAGTGAAAAATACCGTGCCAAATTATTAAAAAATGATTAA
- a CDS encoding RbsD/FucU family protein — translation MLKQIPSIISPDLLKILHEMGHGDEIVLGDGNFPAASHANRLIRCDGHDIPRLLEAILQLLPVDTYVEQPVHLMQVVEGDSVHAPAIWKEYQEILGNYQVTKQQIGFLERFAFYERAKEAHAIIATSEQALYANIILKKGVIS, via the coding sequence ATGTTGAAACAAATACCGAGTATTATTTCACCTGATTTATTGAAAATACTTCATGAAATGGGGCATGGTGATGAAATTGTTTTGGGGGATGGCAATTTCCCTGCAGCTAGTCATGCTAACAGATTGATCCGTTGTGATGGTCATGATATTCCGAGATTATTAGAAGCCATTTTGCAACTGTTGCCTGTAGATACTTATGTGGAACAGCCGGTCCATCTAATGCAAGTAGTGGAAGGGGATAGTGTGCATGCGCCAGCTATTTGGAAAGAATATCAGGAGATTTTAGGGAACTACCAAGTAACGAAGCAACAGATAGGATTCTTGGAGCGATTTGCGTTTTATGAACGTGCGAAGGAAGCGCATGCAATTATAGCTACATCAGAACAAGCATTATACGCCAACATTATTTTAAAAAAAGGTGTTATTTCTTAA
- a CDS encoding LacI family DNA-binding transcriptional regulator, giving the protein MVTIYDIAKKANVSPMTVSRVINKAPNIRNETREKVEIAIKELGYIPNSAARSLISNQTKTLGLILTDISNPFFSKIARGAEDAAVQRGYRVLMSNTDEDSEKEINYIDMMLSARVDGVLIAPTSDKTLEQIERFKRHRIPVVLIDRLIEGFSGDYVVGDSYEGSRKLVEHLIDNGHHNIALINGPSNVSTARERKRGYTETLKLNDLPVYEHYISEIDYRNVEEDSAKIIVDRLIKSEPEKRPTAIFAANNFIAISVMKAVRELGLQVPKDMSVVCFDEVEPVAYFDPFFTVAAQPANEMGKIGIQFLMERVEQKQVNNQRKVVLPPDIHIRKSTCKISY; this is encoded by the coding sequence ATGGTGACAATCTATGATATTGCTAAAAAAGCAAATGTATCACCAATGACCGTATCCAGAGTAATTAACAAAGCTCCTAATATAAGAAATGAAACGAGAGAAAAAGTAGAAATAGCAATCAAAGAATTAGGCTATATACCGAATTCTGCTGCACGGAGTTTAATCTCTAATCAGACAAAGACATTGGGGCTTATTTTGACCGATATATCGAATCCTTTCTTTTCAAAGATTGCAAGAGGAGCTGAGGATGCAGCAGTCCAAAGGGGGTATCGTGTCTTGATGAGCAATACGGATGAAGATAGTGAAAAGGAAATCAATTATATCGATATGATGCTTTCTGCACGGGTTGATGGAGTACTTATTGCTCCTACTAGTGATAAAACGCTCGAGCAAATTGAGCGTTTTAAGCGGCACCGTATTCCGGTAGTTCTGATTGATAGATTGATTGAAGGATTTTCAGGAGATTATGTAGTAGGAGACAGCTATGAAGGCAGCCGAAAACTTGTCGAGCACCTCATTGACAACGGTCACCATAATATTGCGCTCATCAATGGACCATCAAATGTCTCGACTGCAAGAGAAAGGAAGCGCGGTTATACAGAAACGTTGAAGTTAAATGACCTGCCTGTGTATGAGCATTACATCTCAGAAATTGACTATAGAAATGTCGAGGAAGATAGCGCGAAGATCATCGTGGATAGACTCATAAAGTCAGAGCCGGAAAAACGTCCCACCGCAATATTTGCCGCTAATAATTTTATTGCCATCAGTGTCATGAAGGCAGTAAGAGAATTGGGGCTGCAGGTACCAAAGGATATGTCGGTCGTTTGTTTTGATGAAGTGGAACCTGTCGCATATTTTGACCCATTCTTTACTGTTGCTGCACAGCCGGCTAATGAGATGGGCAAAATCGGTATTCAATTTCTAATGGAACGGGTGGAGCAAAAACAGGTTAACAACCAGAGAAAAGTAGTGTTACCACCTGATATCCACATTCGTAAATCTACCTGTAAAATTAGTTATTAA
- a CDS encoding sugar ABC transporter ATP-binding protein, protein MSEKILEMTSITKSFPGVKALSNVQLDLNKGEVLALVGENGAGKSTLMKILTGIYQMDQGSIKYNGTDIAPSHTREAQELGISMIHQELNLMPDLTVAENIFIGREPRDRMRFFLRNKDLNQQAAALFEKLNIDLQPKKKIADLTVAKQQMVEIAKALSFESKILIMDEPTAALTDKEIDKLFDIILWLKKEGVGIIYISHRMEELKRIADRITVMRDGEYITTLPIATTEIKKVVSLMVGREVAMEQKKSDPSIYSDTVLEVNNISNTYLKNVSFHLNKGEILGFAGLVGAGRTEVARAIFGADPFTGNIRINGKTVSINQPADAVKHGIGYLSEDRKQFGLLLEMSVKDNIVLSSMKNYAKAAFVQPSPISADAENYVARLKVKTPSVNQPVKLLSGGNQQKVVIAKWLLKDCDILIFDEPTRGIDVGAKQEIYDLLEMLAATGKSIIMISSELPEILRLSDRIIVMNEGSITGELSSKEANQEKIMELATSHQ, encoded by the coding sequence ATGTCCGAAAAAATATTGGAAATGACCAGCATTACTAAATCTTTCCCCGGAGTGAAAGCATTATCGAATGTACAATTAGATTTAAATAAAGGAGAAGTTTTGGCATTGGTTGGGGAAAATGGTGCAGGAAAATCAACATTAATGAAAATACTGACCGGCATTTATCAGATGGATCAGGGCAGCATCAAGTATAACGGTACAGACATAGCGCCATCCCACACAAGGGAAGCGCAGGAGCTAGGTATCAGTATGATTCACCAGGAACTAAATCTAATGCCAGACTTAACGGTTGCCGAAAATATATTCATAGGGCGTGAACCAAGGGATCGGATGCGGTTCTTTTTAAGAAATAAAGATTTGAATCAGCAGGCAGCAGCATTGTTTGAAAAATTAAACATCGATTTACAACCAAAGAAGAAAATCGCTGACTTAACGGTTGCCAAACAACAAATGGTCGAAATCGCCAAGGCACTATCTTTTGAATCTAAAATACTAATAATGGATGAACCAACTGCTGCATTGACAGATAAGGAAATTGACAAATTATTTGATATCATTCTCTGGTTAAAAAAAGAAGGCGTGGGAATCATCTATATTTCCCATCGTATGGAAGAATTGAAGCGGATTGCAGACCGAATCACCGTTATGAGAGATGGCGAATATATCACAACGTTACCGATTGCCACAACCGAAATAAAAAAGGTCGTCTCTTTGATGGTTGGCAGAGAAGTAGCAATGGAGCAAAAAAAGTCAGATCCAAGTATCTATTCAGATACCGTTCTTGAAGTAAACAACATTTCTAATACCTATTTAAAGAACGTATCTTTTCATCTAAACAAAGGGGAAATACTAGGATTTGCCGGATTGGTTGGTGCCGGCAGAACGGAAGTTGCCAGAGCTATATTTGGAGCAGATCCTTTTACCGGTAACATCAGGATAAACGGAAAGACTGTTTCGATTAATCAACCAGCAGATGCAGTAAAGCATGGAATAGGCTATTTATCAGAGGATAGAAAGCAATTTGGTTTATTGCTAGAGATGAGTGTCAAAGACAATATCGTACTTTCTTCTATGAAAAATTATGCCAAAGCTGCTTTTGTCCAGCCTAGCCCTATATCAGCAGATGCAGAGAACTATGTCGCACGATTAAAGGTGAAGACACCTAGTGTGAATCAGCCGGTAAAACTGCTATCTGGTGGTAATCAGCAAAAGGTTGTTATCGCTAAATGGCTTCTGAAGGACTGTGATATTTTGATTTTTGATGAACCGACAAGAGGGATTGATGTCGGTGCTAAACAAGAAATCTATGACTTATTAGAAATGCTGGCAGCAACCGGCAAATCTATTATTATGATCTCCTCTGAATTACCCGAAATACTTCGATTAAGTGATCGTATTATCGTCATGAACGAAGGAAGCATAACTGGAGAATTATCAAGTAAAGAAGCGAATCAAGAGAAAATTATGGAACTTGCTACAAGCCACCAATAA
- a CDS encoding ABC transporter permease, which produces MTTDIANSHATAQKKYFKGTGALQQILAFASLIILIIFFSIASDNFLHWSNIEGILLSTTVIGILALGTTFVIITGGIDLSIGTGMTLTSVMTGVFIVYLGLPLSVGIIGGILSGACIGFISGFSVSILRIPPFIATLAMMMIAEGLSLVISGASPIYFSDIEGFNSIALGSVIPGISIPNAILVFFFMVLIGWVLLSKTIVGRYTFAIGSNEEATRLSGINVKKWKLIIYTIAGCFTGVAGVIMASRLNSAQPALGMGYELEAIAAVVIGGTSLSGGKGSLIGTMIGALIMSVLTNGLRIMSIPQEWQTVVIGFVILLAVYFDMLRKKNA; this is translated from the coding sequence ATGACCACAGATATTGCAAATTCTCACGCGACTGCTCAGAAGAAATACTTTAAAGGAACGGGAGCATTGCAACAAATTCTTGCCTTTGCCAGTTTAATTATTTTAATTATCTTTTTTTCTATTGCGTCGGACAATTTTCTGCATTGGTCAAATATTGAGGGAATACTGCTATCCACTACTGTTATCGGTATCCTGGCATTAGGTACTACCTTTGTCATCATAACAGGAGGAATCGACTTATCCATTGGTACAGGGATGACATTGACGTCTGTTATGACAGGTGTATTCATTGTCTATTTAGGACTGCCTCTCTCTGTCGGTATTATCGGAGGTATTTTGTCTGGAGCATGTATTGGATTTATTTCCGGGTTTTCAGTGTCGATTCTGCGTATTCCACCATTTATTGCAACATTGGCAATGATGATGATTGCAGAGGGCTTATCGCTCGTTATATCCGGAGCTTCACCGATTTATTTCAGCGATATCGAAGGATTCAATTCGATTGCTTTAGGTTCTGTCATTCCAGGCATATCGATTCCTAATGCTATTTTAGTATTCTTTTTCATGGTTTTGATTGGCTGGGTTTTATTATCCAAGACCATTGTCGGTCGCTATACCTTTGCAATCGGCAGTAATGAAGAAGCAACAAGACTCTCGGGAATTAATGTGAAAAAGTGGAAGTTGATCATCTATACGATTGCAGGATGTTTCACAGGGGTTGCTGGTGTTATCATGGCTTCTCGTTTAAATTCTGCTCAGCCCGCTCTAGGAATGGGTTACGAATTGGAAGCGATTGCAGCAGTGGTGATTGGCGGAACTTCTTTAAGTGGCGGCAAGGGTTCCTTAATTGGAACGATGATTGGTGCCTTAATCATGAGCGTACTAACAAACGGCTTGCGCATCATGTCCATACCTCAAGAATGGCAAACAGTAGTGATTGGGTTCGTCATCTTACTGGCTGTTTATTTTGATATGTTAAGGAAAAAGAATGCCTGA
- a CDS encoding ABC transporter substrate-binding protein: MFAILIVFTSLLFVLAACGNESEQEASDSGSGDTESSDNEKAAEEDSGKPYIAIISKGFQHQFWQAVQSGAEKAAEEFNVEITFEGPENESQVDKQMEMLRAALDKQPDAIGFAALDSQASSPLLEEADEKGIPIIAFDSGVDSEIPLTTASTDNYAAAALAADKMAELIGEKGKIALVVHDQVSVTGAQRRDGFVETIEEKYPDIEIVDVQYGKGDHLESTNLAKTMMQANPDLAGIYGSNEGSAIGVVNAVRELGKEEEVTVIGFDSGKQQIDAIKDGVMAGAITQNPEGIGYETVKAAVSAINGEEVPENIDTGFYWYDQTNLEDEEIQAAVYE, translated from the coding sequence ATGTTCGCTATACTAATTGTTTTTACGTCACTTTTATTCGTGTTGGCAGCATGTGGTAACGAATCAGAACAGGAGGCAAGTGATTCTGGTTCTGGGGACACAGAATCATCAGACAATGAAAAGGCTGCGGAAGAAGACTCTGGCAAACCGTATATAGCCATTATATCTAAAGGATTCCAGCATCAATTTTGGCAAGCTGTCCAGAGTGGCGCTGAAAAAGCTGCGGAAGAATTTAATGTAGAGATTACGTTTGAAGGACCAGAAAATGAATCACAAGTTGATAAGCAAATGGAAATGCTGCGGGCAGCTTTGGATAAACAGCCAGATGCTATCGGTTTTGCGGCATTAGATTCACAAGCTTCCTCTCCCTTATTAGAAGAAGCCGATGAAAAAGGGATTCCTATTATTGCCTTTGACTCTGGTGTTGATAGTGAGATACCGCTAACAACAGCGTCTACAGATAATTATGCAGCCGCAGCTCTAGCCGCCGACAAAATGGCTGAGTTAATTGGTGAAAAAGGAAAGATTGCTCTTGTCGTTCACGATCAGGTTTCTGTTACAGGTGCACAAAGACGCGATGGTTTTGTCGAAACCATCGAGGAGAAATATCCTGATATTGAAATTGTCGATGTACAATATGGTAAAGGTGACCATTTAGAATCAACAAACCTTGCCAAAACCATGATGCAGGCAAATCCTGACCTTGCCGGAATTTATGGCTCCAATGAAGGTTCTGCGATAGGTGTGGTCAATGCTGTAAGAGAATTAGGCAAAGAAGAAGAAGTAACCGTCATCGGTTTTGATTCAGGCAAACAGCAAATTGACGCTATCAAGGACGGCGTGATGGCCGGAGCAATCACCCAGAACCCTGAAGGAATAGGCTATGAAACAGTCAAAGCAGCGGTAAGTGCCATAAATGGTGAAGAGGTACCGGAAAATATTGATACTGGTTTCTATTGGTATGATCAAACGAATTTGGAAGATGAAGAGATTCAGGCGGCTGTTTATGAGTAA